The Longimicrobiaceae bacterium genome segment CGCGCTCGATCCACCCCCTCCCACCGCCCCCATTCCTGCACCATGGGGAGGCCCAGCGCGGCACGCCGCCGGTCGTACGCCTGGGTGGCGATGCGCTCGAACTCCAGGCCCATGTAGGCATCTACGTGCGGGGCGACGTGGGACTCCCAGACCTGCTCCGCGGGGTAGCGCTCCAGCACGGAGGTGTTCGGCTCCACGAAGCGCTGGTGAAAGCGGAACGCCGGATCCGCGATCCCGTACCGGACCGCCTCGTTGGGCCTGGCGTCCACGTTCTGCCGTGTCTCCAGGTAGCCCAACTCGATCAGACGCGCCAGCTTGTCGCGAAGCGCCGCGTCGTTGGGGAGACCCGCGCGCTGGGCGATCTCGTTCCGCTCCGTGCAGCCGCCCGCCACCGCCCGCAGGATGGCGCGGTACTTGGACGCGTCCCGGAGCCCCTCCTCCTGGTCCAGCGCGGTCTCCACCAGGAGGCGGACCTCCCCGCTCTGCGAGAGGAGGAGGCGCGTCGCGTTCTCGGCGAAGCTGCGGTTCGCATCCACGACCGAGAGGTACCGCGGCGTCCCCCCGAACACACCGTAGGCGAGGGCGCGCTCGCGGAGGTCGGCGAAGGGCGCCATCTCGCCCGCGTACCAGTAGTCGAACGGCTGCAGGCGGTGCTGCCAGGCGAAACGGCCGTACAGCGGCCCCCCTCCGCCCGCCAGGGCCTCCATCGTCCCCACCGCCGATCCGGAGAGGACCAGCAGGAAGGGCCGGGGAGGCCGCCTGCGCTCCCAGGCCGCGTTGAGCTCCGACGCGACCGCCGCCACGCCCGCCTCGTTGTCGGCGAGGTACTGGAACTCGTCGAGGACGACCACCAGCGGCTCCGGAGCCCGGAGGTCCAGGAGGAGGTTGAAGACCGCGCGCCAGGTCGGGTAGTCGTCGGGCCGGAGATCCTCCCCGCTCCAGCGAGCCAGGTCCGTGATGAGCTGGTGCCGGTTGATCTCGGGCGTGGTCCGTGCGGCCGTGAAGAGGAACATCGGCTCCGGGTCCCACGCATGGGTCAGGAGATACGTCTTCCCAATCCGGCGCCTCCCGGTGAGGAGGGCGAGCTTCGGCTCTCCGGAAGCAAGAACCTGGCGCAGCTCAGCGCGCTCTCGCTCTCGATCGACTAACACCGGGTACGATATCGATTCGGCAGGCATGCCTGCAACTATATCTGCATGCAATCGTACATGCAAGCATGTGTGGCGGTAGGCACCAGCAGATGATGGGCCCCGTGGGTGCTTCACCCGCGCCATGTGGACGAGTGATTCCGTACCTCGTCGGGGAGCGCTTCTACGAGAGCATTCGGCGTTCCAGCAGGACTGGATCGCCGGCTGATCTAAAGGCAGGAGCGAAATGGCTCATTCCGGTGCGAGCTTCGAGAGCAGCATCCCCACCCGCTTGATCTGGGCCTCCATACGCGCCATCTGCTCCTGGCTCGCGGTGTGTTGCTCCTTCATCTGTGCCAGGCGGGCCATCAGCTCTGCGTTCTCCATCCGCAGCTTCGCGTTCTCCTCTTTCACGCCCGCGGTCGCCTGCCGGTACTCCGCTTCGATCTCGACCGGCCGCATCCCCTCGACGGCTGCGTAGAGCAGCCGCGGATCATGCATGACGTACCGTACCTCCTTCGCGCTCCCGTTTTTGCACGACCAGCCGATGATGAAGTTCACGTGCGCCGCACGGTGCTGGTTGTTCTCCATCTCCGTCGCCCGCAGACCGCGAAACCCGTGGAACACGGAGTTGAACAGCACCGGCACCTCCTTCTCGAATCCCTCTGCCCGTGCAAGCTCTTCCGTGGCGTGCAGGAGCTCGATGAACTGCACGACGGTTGTAGGCTGGCGCGGGTCCTCTGCGCTCGGGAAGAGAGGACCCTCGGGGTCGAGATCGGGGTGCCGCACGAGATAGAGATCGATTTCCTGGCGGATCAGCGTAGAGTTGGGAACGAGCCGCTGATACCCCTTCTTGTCCCGGTCACGGTCGAAGAACGTCCCACCTCGCAGGAACTCGCGGGCAAAGCTCTCCGACTGGATCCCGTCCCGGGCCTGGTGACCACGCTTCTCGATCAGCCGGATGGTTTCCAGCATCTCGGCAGGGGTGAGGCGGAGGTCTTTCCGCTGCAGCCCTGCAATCGACCCGAGGCGGCGGCCAAGCCACCGGGCCAGGACCAGTAGGAGCCGGAGCTGCCCCGTGGGATCGATCCGGTCGACGAAGCGCATCAGCACCTCGTACCGCTCTGCGGTGGGCTTCGTGCGCAAGGCCTTCTCCGCCTCGGGAAGGAGCAGCTAGTCGAAAGGATTGACCTTGAAAGGCATCTCCTGTGTCTCCGCGTCGACCTCCGACTGGAGCCTCCGACAGAGTGCGGCGAGCACCTGAAGGTCGTTGGCCGCCGTGACCAGCTTGCACGGCTGGAGCCGGGGTCTCCTCGAGAACTCCGACGGTAGCACGAGGCCGGTCTCCACACGGACTTCGATGTACCGGGTGATGTCCCGCCCGGAGAGACTGGTGTACGGGCGATCCAGGTTCCAGACCCGCTCCGTGCAGTGGAGGATCATGAGGATCTCGCGCCACCGCTTCTCGTTGTAGCTGTCCCGGAAGTGCGCCCGGATGTAGTCGTAGGCGTCGCGAATGGTGGCGGTGGACTGCTTGAGACCCTCGGGGGCCTCTTGCGGTGTGCCGGAGCGGAGGGACTCCGCCACCTTCTCTCGCAGGTACGTGTCCGCGAACAGGAACGCATCACCCACCGCCCGCGCACCCGTGCGAGCCCGGTCGGTGCCATGCGGCCTGCCATCGGGCGGCGTGTAGCGGTAGGCGATCGTGCCCCTGTCTTCATGGTACAGGGCGATCCGGTGGCCATACAGCGTGCATTCACCGATCACCCGTCGCGGGCTGTCCTTGGTCGAGGGCTCGAAGGCGCAGATCAGATCCTTCTCGCGCGCGATGCGGGCGAAGAGTTCCTTGGTGTCGGACATCGGTCAGACTTCGACGGGGCCTGTGGGGGAGGTTTGGGGAGCGGGAGTGCCGTCCAGGGAGCTCAGGCGGCGCCTCCCTGGCGTTGACGGCTGGCTTGCTCCTTTGCACGGGACTTGATGGCCGCGTCGCGCCCGCGGCGACCGGGCTTCGACCAGACCGCATTGGTGGAGGTGGGGGCCAGGGGGGGGTCGGCAGCCCCAGGAGCCGGCATCTGGCCAGGGGCGGCGATGCCGGCTGGCGAGCTCACCGGTTGAACCACGATCTCCCCCTTGGGCTCGGGGGGGGTGCGCTGTCCGGGCCTCAGGGGCAGCTCACCGGCCCGGTACAGGGGCGAGCGCCGCCGGCCGTAGTTCGTCAGCCGCCCCTCCGACACGAGTCGCCGGAGCTGCCGCTTCGAGTAGCCGCTGATCTCGCTAGCCTCACCGGGACCGACCAGACGATCGCGACCGCCGGTCAGGGCACGCTCAACCTCGTCGATCGCGTACCGAATACCGGCCGCAACGAACTCGGGATGAAGGGGATTCACCATCTTGTCTGCCTGTTCTCGCAAGGCAGTCAGGGTGGCAAGCACGTGGTCCACCATGGTAGTTCCCTGAAGCGCTCGGGTTAGACCTGTCCAGGGAGCAGGAGGTGATCGCCTCCTGCTGCGTCGGTCACGAGCCTCCTCTTCGCATACCCCGGGAACCCATCACTCAGCAGGGCAGGAGTCGCTGCGCCGATGGCGGGCATCCCCGGCTCGCTCACAAGCAGCGTGGTGCGCTTCTCCCGGAGGTCCCTCTCGACCCAGCGGCAGACCGCCTGTAACGTCGAACTCATCTAGACTCCATCGGCTCAGGGGTGGGTTGTACCTGCAAGGCCACGCTCGAACGTGTCCCTACAACCGCATACCCCGCACGGCCGGGGTGCAGAACGCATTCGTCCAGCCGGTGGTGATCAAGCACCCTGGGTGAGCTCCGCCTGAGCAGGCGCGTCGCTCATCCCTGGCCTCCGGGCTGCCCAACCTCGTGAGGTTCACCCGCCCGGAGTCGCGACACCCGCCTACTTCTTCGTCTTGCGCCGACGCCGCGGCTTCGGCTCCGGGAGGTCGTAGTCGAGCAGGCCCATCTCCATGAAGGAGGCGTAGGAGGCCTCCCCCACGACGATGTGGTCCATCAGCGGGATGTCGAGCAGCTCGCCCGCCTTCTGGAGCTCCCGGGTGATCCGGACGTCCTCCTCGCTCGGGGCCGACTCGCCCGAGGGGTGGTTGTGCGCGAGGACAAGGCTGGAGGCGTTGCTGAGGATGGCCGCCTTGAAGACCTCCCGCGGGTGGACCACGCTGTGGTCCAGTGTGCCGATCGAGACGGTGTGCAGCCCGAGGAACCGGTTCTGCGTGTCGAGGAAGATGGCGATCAGGTGCTCGCGGTCGGAGTCGCCGACGAAGGCGCGAAAGAGGTCCGCCGCCTGTCGGGGGGTCGAGCAGATCTTGGTGCTGAACGGGACGGATCCGTCGCGGACGAGCTGGACCTTGTACTTGGGGACGCGGTGCACGGGTAGGCTGCTGTTCTGGATCCCCGCGCTCGCCTCTGTGGGCTGAGCGGGAGAGACCGGGAGGGGAAAGAAACAGGCCCGCCGGACGGGATTCGTCAGGCGGGCGTGTGGGGGAGGAAGGGGGGCGCCACTACGTCTCGTAGCGTCCTTATCTTCTTCGCGTGCGGGTACGGTGCTGCGGGAGGGGCGCTGCCCCGCAGCCTCGCCGTGCGGCTCAGGCCACCTGCCGCAGGTGGCCGGCCGGGGAGTTCGCGGCCGCCACTCGGGCGAGGACGAGGGCTCGGTCGGTGGCCCGCTCCACCACCTCTGCCAGGAGCAGGTCGTAGACGCCGTAGATGGCGAGGGTGAGCGATACGTTCTCCCGGAGCACCCAGTAGCGTGGCAGTTCGCCGCGGCCGGGAGCGATGCTCGGGTAGTGGTCCGCGACCGCGTCCCAGAGCGCGTCGGGCGAACCGGTGAAGAGCCGGGCACGGAGGACGCCGGGACGCTCCGACGGGTGCACGGCCAGGAGCTCTCCGCTGCGGGTGAGGAGGAGCGAGCCGGCACCGGGCAGGTTCGCCAGGCGCGTGGCTCGCCCGTCCTCGCAGAGCTCGGGCTCGGTGCTCCAGAGGCCGAAGCACGCCTCCAGCACAGGGCGGCTCGCTTCGACGGGTGCGCCGTCATGGAGGCGGTACAAGACAGGGCGGTACTCGGCTACGGAAGGGCGAAGGTCGGTCATTGGCGGAAGAGGTGGGAGCCCTCGTCCCCAGCGGCGTCGGCGAGGCACACGCTGGGCGGGAGCAGGCAAGGATGGAACGGCGACGGCGAGGGCACACCTTCGCCGGGCGGCCGGCGCGGGGGCCGCGGCACGCCGCGACCCGTGTGGCGCCGGACGCCGGGTGGGGGCGCTAGAGGGCGACGAGGGCGCGGATCAGCGGGACGAGCTGCTCCAGCGTCTCGCGCTGCCCCTGCAGGCGGTCGAAGATCGACGTCATCGGCCGCAGCGACTGCCACAGCGGCTCCAGCCTCGCCTCGTCGCTGCTTCCGGGAGCCGGGGTGATCGCGTTGAAGTACAGGTCCGCCGCCGCGAGCAGCTCCAGTGCGTTCGGCGGCAGCACGCGCACGAGATCGTCCGCGCGCGCTGCTGCGCCCCTGGGGGAGCTCCCGCGGATCAGGATCGTGTAGGCGTCGG includes the following:
- a CDS encoding JAB domain-containing protein, whose protein sequence is MHRVPKYKVQLVRDGSVPFSTKICSTPRQAADLFRAFVGDSDREHLIAIFLDTQNRFLGLHTVSIGTLDHSVVHPREVFKAAILSNASSLVLAHNHPSGESAPSEEDVRITRELQKAGELLDIPLMDHIVVGEASYASFMEMGLLDYDLPEPKPRRRRKTKK
- a CDS encoding DUF234 domain-containing protein, with the protein product MFLFTAARTTPEINRHQLITDLARWSGEDLRPDDYPTWRAVFNLLLDLRAPEPLVVVLDEFQYLADNEAGVAAVASELNAAWERRRPPRPFLLVLSGSAVGTMEALAGGGGPLYGRFAWQHRLQPFDYWYAGEMAPFADLRERALAYGVFGGTPRYLSVVDANRSFAENATRLLLSQSGEVRLLVETALDQEEGLRDASKYRAILRAVAGGCTERNEIAQRAGLPNDAALRDKLARLIELGYLETRQNVDARPNEAVRYGIADPAFRFHQRFVEPNTSVLERYPAEQVWESHVAPHVDAYMGLEFERIATQAYDRRRAALGLPMVQEWGRWEGVDRARRPLEIDLVASLVGGGALTGAVKWDREPIGAKVHWDHLDMLRRAADAGRRWAHQALEPDSLLLYTAAGGFAPGFQAAAEARGHRVVCWRLEDLYAV